A single region of the Winslowiella toletana genome encodes:
- a CDS encoding GrxA family glutaredoxin, with protein MFAVIFGRPGCPYCVRAKELAEKLTEERDDFNFRYIDIHAEGITKADLEKTVGKPVETVPQIFLDQKHVGGYTEFEAYAKEHFGLFQQ; from the coding sequence ATGTTTGCAGTGATCTTTGGACGTCCAGGCTGCCCTTACTGTGTTCGCGCAAAAGAGCTGGCAGAAAAACTGACTGAAGAGCGTGATGATTTTAACTTCCGTTATATCGACATTCATGCCGAAGGGATCACCAAAGCCGATCTGGAGAAAACGGTGGGTAAGCCGGTCGAAACCGTGCCACAGATTTTCCTCGACCAGAAACACGTTGGTGGCTACACCGAATTCGAAGCTTACGCGAAAGAGCACTTTGGTCTTTTCCAGCAATAA
- the ybjM gene encoding inner membrane protein YbjM: MLLQGVRLSGVMMCIMLYCAVFIIARYSMAIESPGETHVQPGLLLFIFPGVLAGLYSKEAPLSVALCGAILATPICLLLLHSRFVVHAGFWQEFAWYASALFWCGSGTLVVMLWRAIGGSRRRI, encoded by the coding sequence ATGTTGCTGCAAGGCGTCCGTTTATCGGGCGTGATGATGTGTATCATGCTGTATTGCGCGGTGTTTATTATCGCCCGCTATAGCATGGCGATTGAAAGCCCCGGTGAAACGCACGTGCAGCCTGGTTTGTTGCTGTTTATCTTTCCCGGTGTGCTGGCGGGACTGTACTCGAAAGAGGCACCGCTTAGCGTGGCGCTGTGCGGCGCAATTCTCGCAACGCCAATTTGCCTGTTGCTATTGCATTCGCGTTTTGTCGTGCACGCGGGGTTCTGGCAGGAGTTTGCCTGGTATGCCAGCGCACTGTTCTGGTGTGGCTCTGGTACGCTGGTGGTGATGCTGTGGCGAGCGATAGGCGGCTCGCGTCGACGTATTTAA